The stretch of DNA AGTCGGCGACAAGGTCGAAATCAACCAGGCGCTTGTCGAATTGATGACCGATAAGGTGAATGTCGAAATTCCCGCTGAAGCCTCGGGAGTCGTCACCCAAACGTATGCGACCGAGGGCCAGGTTGTTCGGGTTGGAGCCAAGATTGCCACTATCGATGACGGCAAAGTGGCCCCAGCGCCGCAGCCTTCAAGCGCTACGAAACAGCCGGAAATGACACCACAGCAACAACCTGCATCAGTCGCTAAAGCGGCCCCGGCACCTGCCGCAGCAATTAAAGGAACAGCGGCCGTTGGCAAGGGGAAAATGTCTCCCAAAGTGAAGATGCTCATTCGCGAATACGGTATCGATGCATCGCAGGTAACTCCCACCGGCAAAGATGGCCTTGTTACGGTTGAAGATGTTATGCGTACAGTTGAAAGTAGAACTTCATCGGCGGGCTTTACTTCCGGGCCGATTCCATCGCCGGATGCGCCGGCATCGTATACAACGCCTCTGTTTGCCTCATCAGGAGCGCCATCGGGAACGACTCAGCAGGCACCTTTGAAGCCAAAAGTTCAAGTCCAAATTCCGGTCTTTGCGCCGATGCCTGAAGCCGCGCGGACAACCCGCAAACCGCTTGTTGGAGCCAGAAAACTGATTGCCGAACACATGGTCAAGTCGGTTCACACCTCGCCGCATGTAACTACATTCGAGGAGATCGATCTTACCGATCTGGTCGCATTCCGCAAAGAGATCAAGGACGAGTTTAAGAAAACCTATGGCGCCAATATCACCTATATGCCGTTCGTTGTGAAGGCCGCCTGTGTAGCTCTTAGAGAATATCCGACCGTCAATGCCTCGATTACCGATACCGAGATTATCATAAAGAATTATTACAATATCGGTATTGCCGTCGCCCGTGAGGACGGCCTAATCGTGCCGGTTATCAAAAATGCCGACAAGAAAACCATAGTCGAACTCGCGGTGGAAATTGCCTCGCTCGGTGAGAAGGCGCGAACAAACAAACTGACTCCCGACGATGTCTCCGACGGCACATTCACACTGACAAATGCCGGTATGTTTGGCGCGACCGGCTCGACCCCGATTATTGCCCAGCCGCAGGTCGCAATTCTGGGCATCCACGCCATTGTCCCTAAGCCCTGGGTGGTGAACGGCCAAATTGTTATCCGTGACATTTCTAACTTTGGTATGTCATTTGACCATCGCCTTATCGACGGCCATACTGCCGTGCAGTTTCTGCACCGTGTGCATGAGTTCCTTGCAGACGGCAGAAAACTGCTAATGAGCCTGCGCTAAGACCATGCCCGAACTCTATCAGAAGCGCTACGGTTGGTTTCTGGAGCTTGGCCAGGTTGACTACGAACGGACGCTTAATTGGCAGCGCGAAATGGTAAAGCGCCGCGAGTCCGGAATGATTCGTGATACGATCATACTTGTTGAGCATCCGTCGGTTGTGACCGTTGGCCGCGACGGACACAAGAATAATTTTTTGGGTCTTTCCAGAGAGCCGATATTTATTGAACGGGGCGGCGATGTCACCTATCATGGGCCCGGCCAGCTTGTCGTCTACTTTGTATTCAATCTGACCCGTCGCGGGAGAGACCTGCATCAATTTGTCGAGTCTATTCAGGAAGGTATTATTCGCACACTGAAGGAATATGGTGTCGACAATGCCGCGCACAATCCAAAGAGCACTGGCGTCTGGATAGCCGACCGGAAACTGGCCTCGATTGGGGTGGCGGTCAAAAAGTGGATTTCTTTTCATGGCGCCGCAATCAATGTCAATACCGATTTGTCGGACTTCAAACAGATCAATCCGTGCGGACTCGAGCCGGAAGTCATGACATCCCTTGAGCAACTTATAGACCGTCGTGTGCCACTCGCCGAATTCGGGCGAATACTCATTGAAAAATATGCTGAGGTTTTTGATACAAACTTCATGCCGGTTCACCTTGAGGAACTCGCCGAAGATGTCAAAAGTCAGGACGGCGGCGGACTCGTCTAAGGCCGAATCAATCAATACAGAGGGAGTGAGATGGAGTTAAAGGGGAAAGTTGCGTTTGTCTCCGGAGCAACCCGGGGGATAGGACTTGCGACCGCAGAGCGTTTGGCCCAGATGGGCGCGAATGTTGTTATCAATTTTTTCAAATCGCGCGAAAGCGCCAATGCCGCACTGGAAAAGCTCAAAACATACGGCGTTGAATGTTACGCCCATCGGGCAAATATCGGCAACGACGAACAACTGCCCGGAATCTTCGAGGGTATCAAAGAACGTTTTGGCAGACTCGATATCTTGGTGTCGAATGTCTCAATTGGCAGTTACGCCGATTTGCTGGATGTAGACAATCGAAGTTGGGAAGTGCCTATGAACACCAATGCGCGGGCGTTCATGAAGTGTATTCAACTTGGCACACCACTTATGCATGAGGGCGGGCGTATTTTGACGCTATCATCGCTTGGATCGACCCGCTACATCCCGGGTTATTCCGCGATTGGCGTTTCGAAGGCCGCCATCGAATCAATCGTTAGGTATGCCGCGGTCGAATTGGCTCCCAAGAAAATTACCGTGAATTGTGTCTCCGGCGGATTTATAGATACTGATGCCTTGAAAGTTTTCCCTAATTACGAAGAAATGAAAAAAGAGGTCGCACGGCGCACTCCATGCGGGCGAATTGGCACACCGGCGGAAGTAGCCGAAGTGGTTGCATTTTTGGCAAGTCCACGCTCGAGCTGGATAACGGGACAAACGATAATAGTCGATGGCGGCTATTCGCTTATGTAAATAATTTTCATTCAATCTCAATAGGAAATCTATGAACAAACTGGAAAAACGCGAGCTCAATTTACCCGTCGGCTATAACCCCAAAACCCAATCGATGGTCGCTCTGTTTGCGGCCCAGCTTGAGGATCAACTGCGATTGCTTAAAAGAGACCTTGAAGGGTTAGAGGTCAAGCATCTTGAATGGCAGCCACAGCCGGGAATGAATACCATCGGGATGCTTTTAGCGCATAATGCGGTTGTCGAAATCTGGTGGATAAATATCGCGCCGTATGGCATTCCAGCCAATCCCGATGGGGAGGCTCTCATGAAAAATACGATAGGGATTTGTATGGACGATGACGGCCTGCCGATCCCCAGCGATGGAGTTCATCCAAAAACGCTGAGCAAAAAAACCCTCGAAGACTATCTGGGTATGCAAGACCGTGCCCGTGCTCTGGCTCATACGGCGATGAAAACATGGGATGATAACTCGCTTGAATCGACATATGTTCTGCGCGAGCGAGAAATAACTCGAGCCTGGACCCTCTATCATGTCCTTGAGCATTTTGCCGGACATTACGGACAGATGCTTTTGTTGATGCACCTGATGCGCGACGCGGGGGTGTTGGAGAAGAAGGCGACTTGATGATTAGAAAAATTTTATTTTGCTTTCATAATTAGCCGAACCCTTATTGGATTAAACCCAAAGTGGGTTATTCCACAATAGTAATAGTTAATTGCATTACCGGAGGAATCGAATGAAGAAAGTTGCTGGACTCATCGTTTTAGCGGCATTGTTGTGCGCCAATAGCTCTACTGCTCAAACACCACTAAACATTAAGGGATACGTGGGAGTAGGAATCGATATGCCGACCGGAATTCTCGGAGACGGATGGAATATGGGCTTTCACGGCGAAGCCGCTCTTGGCTTTCTCCTTCCAGCTCAGCCATTTGAAATTCTTGGCGAAATTGCCTACCATAGTTTCGGTCTTGATGATCAAGGAACTGGCATAGATGGAGGTACCTTCAGCGCGTTTCGATTTGGTGTCGCCGCCAAGGTTCGAATCATACCATCGGTGGGAACAACAGCGCCGTTCTTTTCCTTTGGAGTAGGATTTGCACAGGCAGCGATAGGTGATATAGGTGGCTTCAGTTTTCCAGATGAAACGAAGCCATATATCAAACTCGGAGGCGGCGTTGATTTTTTGAAGTTCTTTGCCAAGGTTGAATATGTAAATGTTTTTACAGAAGGTGAGAGCGCCAAATTTGTTCCGATTACATTTGGTGTGAGATTTTAAGGCGTTGATTATCAGCGATGTCGTGCAGATCAGAGACGGTCTGCACGAAAGTCAACACTTGGTGCTCCATCAGCGGCGGATTGGATTGACACTGGCGGGGCGGACTGAGATTGCCGCGCCTGCCCGCCGTGGAGGGTCGCGCCTGGGAGGCCGCTCCTCGCAACGACTCACTGGGAAATGACTGCTTTGATTCTTCGTTGCGAGATATATATCCCAAGTCCCAAGAGAAAGAGAGCCAGAGAAACTACCTGATTCCATGTCGGCTCAATCCCGCCAATCGAAAATATCATTTCCTCTTCGTAATACCTAACAAACTCAATCAAAAATCGAAAAAGAGCTTCAGCCATAAAAAGCACAGCAACAACCTGACCGGCAAACTGCCGCCGTTTCAACAGCTGGTGCAATACGAAAAATAACAGAAAGCCATATGCCGAGCTATAGATTTGCGCCGGATGCAGGTGCTGATCACGAAAAATCATCCATGGTATCGAATGGTCGGGGAACTGGACGCCCCACGGGAGGCCGGTCGGAGTGCCAAAACAACAGCCGTTGAGAAAACAGCCGATTCGGGTAATGCCTATCCCCATTGCGAGGGTCGGCGAGAAGATATCAAAGACCTCAAGCACCGCTTGTTTCTTTATTTTGCAATATGTGTATGCTGACAAAATTGCAAGCAGGACTCCGCCATACAGGTTCAAGCCGGCTATTCCGAATCCTCCGCCGGGGTCCGAATGAAACGGATTAAAAATTGCGCCGAGATTGTTGGAAAATTCCGACCAGTGTAAAACAACATAGCCGAGTCTTGCGCCGACAATCCCGCCAAAAATAAATATGTACGTGATTGTAAGATAGTAGTCGGGTGATTTCCCTGTTTTAGCCGCGACGCGCTGGACATACCAAACCCCGAAAAGAAACGTGAGCGCGAGCATCAGGCCGAAAGCGCGAATGGGGAAAGAGCCAATATAAAATAGTTCAGGCTGCATGTTCAATCCTTAATTCTGTCGTTTCTTTATCTTTCGCGCTCGGAGCGTTGAAGCAGTCACTTTTTTTCCAAACCAAAATGACCGAGGCAACTGCAAAAGCTGCGCCAACGAAGACATCGCTTATATAATGAAATCTCCCCCAAACAGTTCCGATGGCAAGTCCGATATTCAACGGAAGCAATATCCAGCCGAGAGGCCGATAGTGTTTTAGTGAAAACATGAGTATCACTAGCGCAACCCCGACATGCGAGGACGGCATGGCCCCGCCCCTGACTGCGGCATTCTCTATTACGAATTCTACAAGAGGCCGGAAGAGTGGACCATCGATTGAGTTTATATACACATGGGCAAATTGCCAGCGCGGCCCCGCGACAGGGTAGAGCGCAAAAAGCAGATAGGAGGCAAAGAAGGTCAGGGTACAGGCGGCAAGGCACGGTTTAATAATTTTCAACTCCATACGCCGCAGAGCCGCAATGATAAAAACAGGGACCATCAGATAATATGTGAAATAGCAGAAGGAGACTATTTCTGTAACCCAGACATTCAGCAAATTTCTATCAATATAGAGGGTCGGTTCTATGCCGAACAGGCGACTCTCAAAGTTGATGACCTGTGCGTCAAAGAAATGGTCAAAGAAAAGAAACATCTGACCGCCGGTCAGGCGATAGAAGAATGTAAAGAGCAAGGCCGGATAAACGGCGCGGATTATGGCATTCATTTTCCCTGTTGACTCCGGCAGAAATCTCACAAGTATCCAGACGAGAACTGCTATA from Candidatus Zixiibacteriota bacterium encodes:
- the lgt gene encoding prolipoprotein diacylglyceryl transferase; the encoded protein is MQPELFYIGSFPIRAFGLMLALTFLFGVWYVQRVAAKTGKSPDYYLTITYIFIFGGIVGARLGYVVLHWSEFSNNLGAIFNPFHSDPGGGFGIAGLNLYGGVLLAILSAYTYCKIKKQAVLEVFDIFSPTLAMGIGITRIGCFLNGCCFGTPTGLPWGVQFPDHSIPWMIFRDQHLHPAQIYSSAYGFLLFFVLHQLLKRRQFAGQVVAVLFMAEALFRFLIEFVRYYEEEMIFSIGGIEPTWNQVVSLALFLLGLGIYISQRRIKAVISQ
- the lipB gene encoding lipoyl(octanoyl) transferase LipB, whose amino-acid sequence is MPELYQKRYGWFLELGQVDYERTLNWQREMVKRRESGMIRDTIILVEHPSVVTVGRDGHKNNFLGLSREPIFIERGGDVTYHGPGQLVVYFVFNLTRRGRDLHQFVESIQEGIIRTLKEYGVDNAAHNPKSTGVWIADRKLASIGVAVKKWISFHGAAINVNTDLSDFKQINPCGLEPEVMTSLEQLIDRRVPLAEFGRILIEKYAEVFDTNFMPVHLEELAEDVKSQDGGGLV
- a CDS encoding SDR family oxidoreductase; this translates as MELKGKVAFVSGATRGIGLATAERLAQMGANVVINFFKSRESANAALEKLKTYGVECYAHRANIGNDEQLPGIFEGIKERFGRLDILVSNVSIGSYADLLDVDNRSWEVPMNTNARAFMKCIQLGTPLMHEGGRILTLSSLGSTRYIPGYSAIGVSKAAIESIVRYAAVELAPKKITVNCVSGGFIDTDALKVFPNYEEMKKEVARRTPCGRIGTPAEVAEVVAFLASPRSSWITGQTIIVDGGYSLM
- a CDS encoding phosphatase PAP2 family protein, with the translated sequence MIKNNKSVRFNPTDRLILGYCGLMIALVLGFGRPLAGYTDELISYTAIAVLVWILVRFLPESTGKMNAIIRAVYPALLFTFFYRLTGGQMFLFFDHFFDAQVINFESRLFGIEPTLYIDRNLLNVWVTEIVSFCYFTYYLMVPVFIIAALRRMELKIIKPCLAACTLTFFASYLLFALYPVAGPRWQFAHVYINSIDGPLFRPLVEFVIENAAVRGGAMPSSHVGVALVILMFSLKHYRPLGWILLPLNIGLAIGTVWGRFHYISDVFVGAAFAVASVILVWKKSDCFNAPSAKDKETTELRIEHAA
- a CDS encoding DinB family protein; this translates as MNKLEKRELNLPVGYNPKTQSMVALFAAQLEDQLRLLKRDLEGLEVKHLEWQPQPGMNTIGMLLAHNAVVEIWWINIAPYGIPANPDGEALMKNTIGICMDDDGLPIPSDGVHPKTLSKKTLEDYLGMQDRARALAHTAMKTWDDNSLESTYVLREREITRAWTLYHVLEHFAGHYGQMLLLMHLMRDAGVLEKKAT
- a CDS encoding dihydrolipoamide acetyltransferase family protein codes for the protein MSIDVIVPQMGESVLEGTILEWKVKVGDKVEINQALVELMTDKVNVEIPAEASGVVTQTYATEGQVVRVGAKIATIDDGKVAPAPQPSSATKQPEMTPQQQPASVAKAAPAPAAAIKGTAAVGKGKMSPKVKMLIREYGIDASQVTPTGKDGLVTVEDVMRTVESRTSSAGFTSGPIPSPDAPASYTTPLFASSGAPSGTTQQAPLKPKVQVQIPVFAPMPEAARTTRKPLVGARKLIAEHMVKSVHTSPHVTTFEEIDLTDLVAFRKEIKDEFKKTYGANITYMPFVVKAACVALREYPTVNASITDTEIIIKNYYNIGIAVAREDGLIVPVIKNADKKTIVELAVEIASLGEKARTNKLTPDDVSDGTFTLTNAGMFGATGSTPIIAQPQVAILGIHAIVPKPWVVNGQIVIRDISNFGMSFDHRLIDGHTAVQFLHRVHEFLADGRKLLMSLR